ATCAAGCGTGACGGAATCCGCCAACTCAAGGCCATTCAGGTAGTGACGGAATTTCTCAGACAGCAGCAGTGCGCCGCCCCAGGCCGCATCCACGTGCATCCAGGTCTGGTATTCCGCCGCCAGCGCAGCAATCTCCGCTAACGGATCGATAGCCCCGGCGTCCGTTGTACCCGCAGTTGCAACGATCGCCAGAACCTGTTCGCCGTTGGCTTTCGCCTGCGCCAGCTTCGCCGCCAGATCGTTGAGATCCATGCGGGAGAATTCATCCGTCTTCACCAGCGTCACGGAGCGATAACCCAGCCCCATCAGCGCCATGTTTTTCTGCACGGAGAAGTGGGCATTTTCAGAGCATAATACTTTGATTTTGCTCAGATCGCCCGTTAAGCCATCCTGCTGAACTGAGTGGCCCTGGCGCGCAAAAAACGCATCGCGAGCCAGCATTAACCCCATCAGGTTGCTCTGGGTGCCGCCGCTGGTAAACACCCCGGCGTCGCCCGGCTGGTAACCCACCTGGGTGCGCAGCCATTCAATCAGCTTGATCTCAATGATGGTGGCTGAAGGGCTTTGATCCCACGAATCCATGCTCTGGTTGGTGGCGTTGATCAGCACTTCCGCCGCCTGGCTGATCACCAGGCTCGGGCAGTGAAGATGCGCAACACACTGCGGGTGATGCACAGAAAGACTGTCTTTCAGGAAGTACTCAACGGCGCGCTCAATCGCGGCCTGGTTGCCCAGGCCCTGAGAGGTAAATTCTAAATTGATGCGCTCACGCAGCTGCTCAACCGTTTTGCCCTGGTACATCTCAGGTTGTTTCAGCCACTGCACAACCGCTTTTGTGCTCTGCTCAATGGCATCCTGATAGGCGGCAATACTTTGCGCAGAACCTGAAAGAATCGGATTTACATCAGACATTCAATTGCTCCGATTAAACAGGCTTAACGCCGGCTGCCAACAACGCGTTCTCAAACTTGTCGAGGAAGATTTCCAGCTCGTCATTGCTGATCAGCAGCGATGGCAGCAGGCGCAGCACGCAACCGTTACGGCCGCCGCGCTCCAGAATCAGACCATTTTCGAAGCATTTTTTCTGCAGCAGCGCAGAAAGCTCGCCGTCTGCCGGGTAGCAACCCATGTGATCCTGCGCTTCGTTCGGCTTGACGATTTCAATACCAATCATCAGACCCAGACCGCGCACGTGGCCGATAACCGGGTAACGTTTTTGCAGCGCGGCCAGTTTTTCTTTCAGCCAGACGCCCTGCGCTGCCACTTTGTCGGCAATACGGTCGTCTTTCAGGATCTTCAGCGTTGTCAGACCGGTCGCCATCGCCAGCTGGTTGCCGCGGAACGTCCCGGTGTGGTGGCCCGGCGCCCATGCGTCGAACTGTTTTTTGATACCCAGTACGGCCAGCGGCAAACCGCCGCCAACAGCTTTAGACATCACAATGATATCCGGCTCGATACCGGCGTGTTCGAAGGCGAACAGTTTACCGGTACGGGCAAAGCCCGCCTGCACTTCGTCGATGATCAGGACAATGCCATGTTCCTGCGTCACTTTACGGATGCGCTGTAACCACTCGACCGGCGCCGGGTTCACGCCGCCCTCGCCCTGCACGGCTTCGAGGATCACCGCAGCCGGTTTACGCACGCCGCTTTCAACGTCGTTGATCAGGTTTTCGAAGTAGTAAGTTAACGCTTTCACGCCGGCTTCGCCGCCGATACCCAGCGGGCAGCGGTATTCGTTCGGGTAAGGCATAAACTGCACTTCCGGCATCATGCCGTTAACCGCTTCTTTCGGCGACAGGTTGCCGGTCACCGCCAGCGCGCCGTGGGTCATACCATGATAACCGCCGGAGAAGCTGATCACGCCGGAACGGCCGGTCACTTTTTTCGCCAGTTTCAACGCGGCTTCTACCGCATCCGCACCCGAAGGACCGGTGAACTGCAGGCAATACTCTTTGCCCTGGCCCGGCAGCAGCGACAGCAGATAAGCAGAGAACTCATCTTTTAACGGCGTGGTCAGATCCAGTGTATGTAACGGTAAGCCGCTGGTAATGACACTTTGGATGCTTTGCAGAACTTCAGGATGGTTATGACCCAGAGCCATGGTTCCTGCACCTGCGAGGCAGTCAAGATATTGATTATTTTCGACATCGGTGATCCAGACGCCCTGCGCTTTGGCAATTGCCAGAGGCAATTTACGCGGATAGCTCCTTACATTGGATTCAAACTCGGCTTGTCGTGCCAGGAAGGTTTCATTGTTCTGAGGTAATGAATTTGCATTCAAAGTATCAATACGGACTTTATCCGTCATCATATCACTCCTACAACCAGCGCGATGTTTCACTCTGATTGAATAATGGTTTATGGGATTTGCTCAAAAAAAAACGCGGCTAATATATGTTTTTTTAACGCCGGACTCAATCTTTTATTTTTAAAGGCATTTATCGACAATTACCTTTAAAATCAATAAGAAAAATAACACCTGCGCAGAATTTGCGTTACTTCAATTGTAAGCAATTCTGTTACAAATACCAAAGCGGAGCACTAACAGAGGAGTAAAGGCCTGAAATTATGGCTCTAAGCGCTGGCTTTTTATCCTGCAAAGCGCGGTATCGCCATTAATAACGGCGAAAATTAACGGCTAATGCGTTATTTTTCAGTTCTGCTGCATAAAGTGTAAGGAAAATATCGATTCAGCCGGGCAAATCACTTAATATGCCCGCTCCAAATTTCCCTGTGCGGAGAAACATTGAACAATGTGCGGCGCACTGTAACCAGGAAGTCACCGATTTAAGCTATAGAGCGCATCACCCGATAACCTGTGACAGGCAATACCGGTTATCGACAACGGGAGCAAATCCTGGGTTGTCATCAGAAATGTTCGCGGGCGGACATTTCGTAAGGCAAATACCACCGGGCAACCGGACTGGTTATTTCACCTTATGCCGAGAATGAAAATTTTCTTGCCATGAATTCATGGCGCCCTGATATGAGATTGTTATGACTCGCACTTTTCCACACATCGTCGTTGCCAAATTCGGCGGCACCAGTGTTGCTGACTTTGACGCGATGAGCCGTAGCGCCACCATCGTTCTTGCCGATAAAGATGTCCGTCTGGTTGTTCTGTCTGCCTCTGCGGGCGTGACCAATATTTTAGTCGAGCTTTCTGCCGGCCTGGAAAGCCGCGAACGCCTGGACAAAATCGAAACCCTGCGCACCATTCAGTACAACATTATCTCCCGCCTGAAACAGCAGGATGCTATTCGCCAGGAGATCGACCACCTGCTCGACAACATCAGCCGCCTGGCGGAAGAAGCCTGTACTGCCCGCTCGGCCGCGCTCAGCGATGCGCTGGTCAGCCACGGCGAATTGATGTCCAGCCTGCTGTTTGTCGAGGTGCTGCGCGAGCGCGATGTCGAAACCGAATGGTTTGATGCCCGCAAAGTTATTCGCACCACTGATAACTTTGGTTGCGCAGAACCGGTGCTGGATGCCACGGCAGAACGCGTTGAAAGACGGCTGCGTCCGCGTACCGAGCAGGCATTAGTGGTTACGCAGGGGTTTATCGGCCGCGAAGCGAACGGTCAAACCACCACGCTTGGCCGTGGCGGCAGTGACTACACCGCCTCGCTGCTGGGTGAAGCGTTACACGCGGCGCGCGTGGATATCTGGACCGATGTCGCCGGGATCTACACCACCGATCCGCGTATCGTCTCTAAGGCGCAGCGCATCGAGCAGATCTCATTTTCCGAAGCCAGCGAAATGGCAACCTTTGGTGCAAAAGTGCTGCATCCGGCGACACTATTGCCGGCAATGCGCAAAAATATCCCGGTCTTTGTCGGTTCCAGCAAACAACCTTCCGCCGGCGGTACGCTGGTCTGCCGCGATGCCGAAAACCCGCCGCGTTACCGCGCGCTGGCCATTCGCCGCCAGCAGACGCTGATGAAATTACACTGCGAGCAGGGGCAGTCCGCCTGCCACTTTTTAGCGGATACTTTCGCGCTGCTGGCGCGCCACGATGTGTCGGTCGATTCCATCACCACCTCAGAAACCAGTATCGCGCTGCTGCTGAACGCCTCCTGTGCCACCTCCGGTGAATCGAACCTGCTGACCACTTCTCTGCTCACCGAGCTGTCGTCGCATTGCCGCGTGGAGGTGGAAACCGGGCTTGCTTTAGTCAGCCTGATCGGTAATTCGCTGTCACAGGCTGAAGGCGTCTGCCATGAGGTGTTCGCCGGGCTGGCAAATCATCCCGTGCGGCTGATTTGCCACGGTGCGTCGCGCCACAGCCTCGGTTTCCTGCTGCCTGCAGAGGCCGCAGACGACGCGGTAAAAGCCTTACACCGCCGTCTGTTTGAATAACGGCGATGGATAAACCCGGCGCTTAAGCCCGGCTTTGTGCTGGCAGACAACCCGCTCTGCCAGCACGAAAAATAAGGCACGGCCTGTTCCACTGGCCGCCCGGACGTTCAGCGAACCCGGGCTGTAAACGATGCCGGGGAACAACTCATCGGGCATTGCCGCTTTACCGGCTTTCTTGTACCCTTCCCTACAACTTATCTCACCTGTTGAAAAGCAGAAATACCGGACTTCACATGGCTGCTCACACGTCGAAAGATCCCCTGCATGGCGTCACTCTGGAGATGCAAATCAACGCGCTGGTCGCCCGTTACGGCTGGAACGAACTGGGTAAGCGCATCAATATTAATTGCTTTAAAAACGAACCCAGCGTTAAATCCAGTCTCAAGTTTCTGCGCCGGACGCCCTGGGCGCGCGCAGAAGTCGAGGCGCTGTATCTGGATTCTCTGGATGATACCGCGCCGGTCAACAAGGATGAGCCCACCTTCAATCCGTGGACCCGCAGTCGAATCATCAATAAGAGCTAAGAAGATGTCCCTTAAAAAGTCAGTCGTCCTTTTTGCTACTGCGCTTTTACTGGTCAGTTGTTCCTCCAAACCACCTAAATCTCTTGTCACGCCGCTGCCGCCGGTGGCGAAACAGCCGTTGCCTGCAACGGGAAAAAATTCACAGCCGGTTCGCGGCGTCTGGCTGGCGACGGTTTCCCGCCTCGACTGGCCGCCGGTCAACTCGGTGAATGTCAGCAGCGCCGAGACGCGCATTCGCATGCAGCAGCAGGCGCTGGTGCAAAAACTGGATAAACTCAAAAGCCTTGGCATAAATACCGTCTTTTTCCAGGTGAAGCCGGACGGCACCGCGCTGTGGCCCTCTAAAATTTTGCCGTGGTCCGATATGCTGACCGGTACGATTGGGCAGGATCCGGGCTACGATCCGTTGCAGTTTGTGATTGATGAAGCGCACAAACGCGGCATGAAAGTGCATGCCTGGTTTAACCCATACCGCGTGGCGGTTAACACGCAGCCTGCAACCATCGCGGCACTTAACCGCACGCTCCCTTTACACCCGGCCAGCGTCTTTGTGCTGCATCGCGACTGGATCCGCACCGCCGGTGACCGGCTGGTGCTCGATCCTGGCATTCCCGATGTGCGCGACTGGATCACCAGCATCGTGGCTGAAGTGGTTGCCCATTACCCGGTCGATGGCGTGCAGTTTGATGACTATTTCTATACCGAAACGCCCGGTTCGCAACTGAATGACAACCAGACATTTCAGCAATATGGCCAGGGCTTTAGCACCAAAGCGGACTGGCGGCGCAACAACACCCTGCTGCTGATTGAGCAGGTTTCCCGCACCATTAAACAACTGAAACCGGGCGTCGAATTTGGCGTCAGCCCCGCCGGTGTATGGCGTAACCGCTCTTTCGACGCTGCGGGATCCGACACGCGCGGCGCGGCGGCTTACGATGAATCCTTCGCCGATACGCGTCGCTGGGTGCAGCAGGGATTGCTGGACTATATCGCCCCGCAAATTTACTGGCCCTTCTCACGCAGCGCTGCACGATATGACGTGCTGGCAAAATGGTGGGCCGATGTCGTCAAACCCACCCATACGCGCCTGTATATCGGTATCGCGCTGTATAAAGTGGGTGAACCGTCGAAGATGGAGCCGGACTGGATGGTCAACGGCGGCGTACCGGAGCTGAAAAAACAGCTCGATTTAAACGAATCGCTGCCGCAGATTAGCGGCACCATTTTGTTCCGCGAAGATTACTTGAACCGGCCGCAGACGCAGCAAGCGGTCAACTATTTGCGGGAGCGCTGGGGGGAATAACCCCCGCTGGTTAAGAGGGTGAGTCCACGAAGAGGCGTTGCATGCTGGATTTAATCAAAGAAAATAGTGTCCTGGTGTCAGTCATTTCATTATGCGTGGCCGCCCTCTCGCTGACGCTGAATAGAAAGACCTCCCGCATGACCAGCTACAATTCACGCGGGAACTATAGTGTCTATTTCAGCAAGATCGCGGGGTTGAAAAAATTTTTCACCTCCTCTGGCTTCAGCGTAAAAATCTATAATTCCGCCTTATCCGATATTATCGAGCTCGACCATAAAATTCATATCACTCCGCTGCTCGGCGGTATCCGCCGGGCGCAGATTTTTGACGGCCTCGAAAACCGCAATAATCTCGGCATCAGCAAAACGATCTATCCGGCATTTAAACGCGCGCGGAAAATAAAATTTCCGCGCCGTTATGCCCACGATGATCTTTATAGCTTTAATAGCTCGCCGTTTTTCGCCTGGTTTTCAGCCAGCGGTAAACATGCGGTATCCGCCAACCCGGTAGACAGAAAACTCAACCGATACCACAGCTATATCGAAATTACGGATTACTCCGGTCACAGCGAAATCTGGTATTTCTCCTTTTCGTTACACTTATCTAATCTCGATACCGATTTTGTAAAAAGCGCCAACTGGAAACGGCTCAGGGCAGGTGAATTGAGCCATTTTAAATATTATCGCTTTGCGGATTTCACGGTTCTTGCGCCTGTCGATCTGTATAAAAATCTTGCGACCGCTTTAACGCCGCAAAAACCTTTATCAGAAATTCGCGGTTGCAATGAGGAATATGAAAACTCAGACAGGCTCATGCAAAGTGGTTATGAATCATTAGAGTACGAACTGCAACAATATGAGCTGCGGGAATATTACTATTTCCTCAGCAAAATAAAGCAGCACCTCAGTTTTTAAGCCTTGACGCGCGTTCGCCGGTTTGCCGTAAGGACGAACGGCGTTTCAGGGCTCTTCCGTCAGCGCCTCGTAAACGCTACGCAAGCGCGAGCGCAGATACAGCACGGCTTTGTGTTTGCGGGAAAGTAACGCCTGCTGGCTGACACCACTCTCTTCCGCCAGTTCTTTATAGCTGTAACCGTACAGCTCCGTTTTCTCGAACACCTCGCGCTGTGCGGACGGCAGTTCGGCCAGCGCCTGCTCCAGCTCCTCCCACAGCAACGTTTTCAGGTATTCCTCTTCCGGGGTTTGCGGCACACCGAACAGCGTTTCTGCCAGTTCATCTTCGGCAGTATCTCCCTCGTCGTCAGTGAAAAAGCGGGATAACGGCAGTTCCCGTTTTTTTCGCGCCCGATCGGTCATTTCATTGCGCGCCGCGCGAAACAACCAGGCCGCGACATTCTCCACCGGCTGCTCCACCTGCATCAGTTGATAGGTCACTTCCTGCAGGATGTCATCGGCATCGTCCCGAACCGCAGTGCGACCACGGATAAAGGCTTTCAGCCGCGATCGGCAGGCATTAAGCGCGGCCATAACCAGCGATTCTCCCGCCACTCCGGCTTTCATTGTGTTCACTCTGCGTCCGGCGTTTTCGGGCGGTTATCGTCAGGCTGAGCGCGATCTTCCGCTTGCTCATCGCGATATCCGCGCCAGCCGCAGTGGCCGCGATGCCCGTGACGGCCAAAACCGTCGCGACGATGACGAATAAACTCTTCGCGCTGTTCCGGCGTCATCTGCATCCAGCGCTCATGCATGCGGCGATGCGCCCGCGCCATGCCAAACATCCCCGGCCGAAAACCGAGCCCGCCGAACAAAATGCGGCACAGCACCAGCACGCCCAGCGCCTGCCAGAAGCCGATGCTTTTTACCCCGAGGATCGCAGGCAGCAGCGCATTCCACAGCGACATCACCAGCAGCCCCAGGATGACCACCAGCGCCACACCGAAAATCACATGTTTCACCATGCGATGGCGGCCAAAACCGTGTCCACGATCGTGCCCATGCATATCAAAATCTCTCATTATTTTATTACTCCATCAGATTAGCGAATAAATGCTTGCGATGAAGTAGACGAATGAGCGGTAAAAATATTGCTAAAAAAATGGAAAAAGGCGAAACAAAGGCACCGTTTTTAGGCCGGGGACTTCAGCCCCCCTCCTTTTTTCTGCATCGCATCCAGGAATGCCCGACGGCTGGACATCTCCTCGCGATCGGCGATCGCCACAATTTCAGCCAGCATTCTTCTGGCCAGGATGCGGGCTCTGTTTTTATGCTGGTGTGAAATAGTGGTCATCTCACGGCCATGGACATACTCGCTGCGTAAATTATAAAGCGCATTCATCTCCTCCACGACAGAGAGATCCCCCAATACTCCCGCCAGGCGTTGCTTTAATTGCATGCTCGTTGCCCGTCGTTCACCCATACAGGCATCAATCACGATCATATGAGCAAGGAATTCATCAATCCCCTGTGAGAGAAACGCTTTCACAAAATGGTGCCTGGCCGCTTCATTGATTAAACCGTTGTGTATCGCCAGCGGAATATTGTCGAGTTGCTGTTGCGCAAGCCAGGGCTGTAACCCATCGTCATGCGAAAGCGGCAGCTCCAGGGGGATTTCGCGATCTATCACTTTGCCGTGACCATCCGGGAAAGCCTGATAATCCCAGGTCAGTGTTTCCGCCCCAGGCAGCGCTTGTTGATCGGCGAAAATGTCGTTCTCAACGGTATAAACCCAGGGGATCGTAAAGGCGCGCCATTCAATGTTGATCTTTTCGCGCCACGATTCCCACGGCGCTAACAACAGAGCAAAAATAGCGTCCTCTACCGCTTTTGGATAGCGATGCTCATAAGGCGTGATCGCGCCATAATCGTCTTTAAAGCCATCCCGTAGAAAACGGTAAGTCCGTGCAGGAATCTCTCTCTCAAGATTCACTTCCTCTCGCACCACCAGCCAGGTAAAGCACGTCAGACGATCGATATCGTCAGTTTTATGGGGATAGCGGCGGCTGAGCTGCGCGAAATTGACAAGTTGACGCAGCTCCTGCGGCGTAAACATATTGATTTCCGCATGACCAAAGGTGGCAGGCTGAATATTCGCCGCACAATCCAGAGGACACAGGTAAATTTTGGTGGTCTTTTTCTTGTCTAATTCATGGTGCAATAAGCTGGCGGCTTCAAGCGGATCGCTGACCAAATAGTGTTGTTCGGGGGTAAAAAAACAGGGTGCCCCCAGCGTACGTAGTGCCCTGACAAAAGGAAATTCAGAAAATTGCCCTGCAACCATCGCGTCATAATGCTGAATACAATACTGGATTAATGTGCGAAATTCCGCGCTTGCCGTCAGCATATTCAACTCTGTTTGTGCAGGCAAAGACCAGACGCCAGCAACGGCTGTCACAAGCTCTGGCGGAGGGGATACAGTCATATTGACTCTCCGGATCATTTAGCCAAAAAAGCTGACTTTTTCAGGGTTAAGCAGATGACGTCGGAGTGCGCGGAGGAATTTATCATCCTGCTCACCCGGAAACAGATTAGCCTGTGTTTTCGGCAATTCAGACTCATTCAGCGTAAAATCCAGGTTGATGATACCCTCGAGGAATAAACCCGGCAGATTCACGCAGTAAGCATTAGATCGTGAAACCACACAGTGCTGGCGGATAGGTCTTTCAGGGGGAAGATTTTTCAGGAACGGATCGTCTTTATAGGGAACAAATTCGCCACGGCCATCGCGAAGCAGATATAAAACAGCTTTGCCATTATTCGTTCCATTGAAGGTATAACGTGACAGTCCATTTTCCACAGCATATTTATGGGTGGCAAAGAAAAGCGCCACATCAGGAGAGGTCGTCAAATCGATGACCGGAGAATAGAGCCCATAATGCTGCAACATCGTGGTTAACAGATCGGCCAAATAATGATCCAATCCCTTCACCAGATCCAGCCGATAATGACCGAACTCACTGAGCACCGGATCATCAGAGTCAGCCATATCCTGCATTGAATACATATGCTCGCCATTATCCAGCGCCTGTTGGTGGCGGCGTTCTATATCCGCAATGTCAAACGTGGAATAGAACACTTTGGACCACTCTAACAACTCTAAAGAGTGAAAATCCAGGTAAGCGTTTTTATTATTGGCGAGTACTTTGCGCCAAAACGAGGACAGGAAGGAGATCTCGCCTAAACCCTCAATGGTAAAGTTGGGGTTGTTTATTTTGCGGTCAATAAAATAGTGTTGACTCTGACCGCGAAACAACAAAGGACGAGTTGCCCATTGCTGTGCTTCATCGATAATTTTATACATCTCAGTAAGCGATGAGGCTGATTTACTCCATACCTGAGAACAAGGTTTAGCAAAAAGATTCTGTATCTCATCATAACCAAAGCGAGAAACCATGTCCCGAGAGAGCAGCGCTCCACCATAGTAACGATCAATAATGATTTCAGTATCTTCATAACAAAAATACCCAGAATCAAATAAATCATTGGCTTGAGTATCAGTGAGTCCGTTTCTTTTAAAAGCATCTATTGATAATGCTTTTTCTGCCAGTGGCATACGAGGTTCTTCATTCCAGTCAAATGTATCGGAATAATATTGCCAGTGGCCATAATTAAATTTACCGCTCATTATAAATATCCTTATAATAATTGCTGTACTGTGTTTTATAAAAATCAACTTCCTTACTGCTTATGGCAGATAAGTCTTTTCTAAAACATTGTTAAAATCAAGGGATTTATGAGCGATACGAAATTTATCAAACAAGCAAAAACCGCGATAACGAGAAAACCCCCGGTGTACCGGGGGCTGTGACAATGCGTTTATTTTTTCTTGTACACATCAGCGGTGGCATGGATCTTTTTCCTGGTCTGATCCGACGTGACAATATAGATATCACCACCCTTTTCATCCGCCAGTTTACTCAGCGCATGACGGGCGTCCATTGGCGACATCTCATCAGAGGTGGTAATTTCGCCAATCTTTTCATACTGCGAAGAAACTTTGTCAAAGTCTGCCTTTTCCATCAATTTCGCGGCCCAGGCATTACTGGCTAATAACGTTAACGCGCTAATAATCACTAAGCTTTTTTTATTCATCACCGCATTCTCCAGATCGTTTATGAGATTGTTGTAAATAACGGAAAAGCACAGTCGATCATTTACTCTATAAAAGTAGTCGAAGAAAAAAAGATTACAATATAACCACTCAATGGATGTTTTTAGCGCACTGAGTCAGGTAAACAAATAAAACAGGCATTTAAAATATCATATACAATACTCCGCAATTTATTCCGTGGTATCTGCAGGAGCCTGGTGATGAAAAATGCCCCCCTCAACCTTCCCGCTGGTTATTTTGGTATTGTGCTCGGTATTATCGGGCTGGGCTTTTCCTGGCGCTTTGCCGCCACGCTTTGGCCAGTCACGCTGTGGCCTGCGAATACGCTGATTATTCTGGCCATTGTTATCTGGGTGCTGCTGACGCTGGCATTTTTCATCCGCCTGTTGCGCCACACCGGCACACTGCTCGAAGAGATTACCCATCCACTAAAGAGCAGTTTTGTCAGCCTGCTGCCCGCCACTTCCATGCTGGTGGCGATCGGTCTGACACCCTGGAGCTACCCGATGGCACTGGCGCTTTTTCTGCCCGCCGTCATCTGCCAGCTTGCCTATGCCGCCTGGCAAACCGCCGGATTATGGCGCGGCACCCATCCGAAAGAAGCCACCACGCCGGGGCTTTATCTGCCAACCGTCGCCAATAACTTTATCAGCGCCATGGCCTGCGGTGCGCTCGGTTTTAACGATGTCGGGATGCTGTTTCTCGGCGCCGGGCTCTTCTCCTGGCTGAGCCTTGAACCGGCGATCCTCAGCCGCCTGCGCAACCTTGATGAGATGTCCCCTACGGTGCGTACTTCGCTGGGCATTCAGATGGCGCCCGCGTTTGTCGCCTGTAGCGCATGGCTCAGCGTCAACGGCGGCCAGGTTGATGTGTTCGCGAAACTGCTGTTTGGTTACGGGCTGCTGCAAATGCTGTTTATGATCCGCCTGATCCCGTGGTACAGCGCCCAACCGTTCAACCCGTCGTTCTGGAGTTTCTCCTTCGGCGTGGCCTCACTCGCTACGACTTCTATCCGGCTGGGACATGCCGCGCCCGGCGGCGCACTCTACTGGATCTCATTCCCGCTGTTTATTGCTGCCAATCTGGTGATTGGCCTGTTGATTGTCAAAACGTTTTCCCTGCTGCTGCATGGAAAACTGCTGGTTCGAAGCTAAACGGCCGGGCGTCAGCCGGTTAACCCGCTGACGCCCTGAGGTTTAAGGCCGCCGGAACAGCACAATACTGCGACCATCGAGTTCAAAATCCTTCTCGCGCGTAATCACCACGCCGGGTTTAACCTTCTCAGACGTTGACAGCTCCAGCACCCAGCCGCCTTCACCGAACTGCGGAATACGAAACGGCACCGTCCCTTCGAACGGGTTGAAGAGCATCAGTACGTCGTGCCAGATCCCTTCCTGCCCCTGCAAATCGGCGCGTCCGATATGCACGCCCAGCGTGGTTCCCTCTTCCCACTGCTCCGGTTGCTGGAAACCGCCGCCGGCATTAAACCAGGCAATCTCCATCCCGTCGCGCCAGTTTTCCCGCCGCAGTAGCGGCTGTGACGCGCGCAGCGCAATCAACTGGCGGGTAAATTCTCGCAGCGCCTCGCCCTCGCCCTGAATCTCCTCCCAATGGATCCAGGAGATTTCGCTATCCTGGCAGTAACCGTTGTTATTACCCTGCTGGGTACGGCCAAACTCATCGCCCGCGAGGATCATTGGCGTACCGTGCGAGAACAACAGCGTGGTGAGGAAGTTCCGCTGCTGGCGGGCGCGTACCGCGAGAATGCCTTCATCGTCCGTTGGCCCTTCCGCGCCATAATTGTATGATCGGTTGTCGTTATGCCCGTCGTTATTGTCTTCGCCGTTGGCCTCATTGTGTTTGTCGTTATACGACACCAAATCGCGCAGCGTGAAACCATCATGCGCAGTAATAAAGTTGACGCTTGCCCACGGACGACGACCGCGCTGATCGTACAAATCACCTGAGCCGAGCAGACGCGCGGCGAAATCCGTCGAGACATTATCGCCCTTCCAGTATTCGCGCAGCGTATCGCGGTATTTGTCGTTCCACTCCGCCCATCCCGGCGGGAAACCGCCGACCTGATAACCGCCAGGGCCGATATCCCACGGTTCGCCGATCAGTTTCAGCTTCGACAATACCGGGTCCTGCGTCATGGCATCGAAAAATCCGCCGCGCTGATCGAACCCTTCCGGTTCGCGACCGAGAATGGTGCCAAGATCGAAACGAAAACCGTCAATATGCATCGATTCCGCCCAGTAACGCAGGGAATCCATCACCATCTGCAATACGCGCGGGTGCGAGGTATTCACCGTATTGCCGGTACCGGTATCGTTGATGTAGTAACGGTGTTGATCGGGCAACGTGCGGTAGTAAGAGAAGTTATCGATACCTTTGAAAGAGAGCGTCGGGCCAAGCTCGTTGCCTTCCGCCGTATGGTTATAAACCACATCGAGGATCACTTCGATCCCGGCGTCGTGAAACGCCCGCACCATCTCGCGGAAGCCCTGAATACCGCGCGGGCCGTAGTAGCGCGAGGCTGGCGCAAAGAAACCGAGCGTGTTGTAGC
The Kosakonia oryzae genome window above contains:
- a CDS encoding RNA polymerase sigma factor produces the protein MKAGVAGESLVMAALNACRSRLKAFIRGRTAVRDDADDILQEVTYQLMQVEQPVENVAAWLFRAARNEMTDRARKKRELPLSRFFTDDEGDTAEDELAETLFGVPQTPEEEYLKTLLWEELEQALAELPSAQREVFEKTELYGYSYKELAEESGVSQQALLSRKHKAVLYLRSRLRSVYEALTEEP
- a CDS encoding FRG domain-containing protein, producing MSGKFNYGHWQYYSDTFDWNEEPRMPLAEKALSIDAFKRNGLTDTQANDLFDSGYFCYEDTEIIIDRYYGGALLSRDMVSRFGYDEIQNLFAKPCSQVWSKSASSLTEMYKIIDEAQQWATRPLLFRGQSQHYFIDRKINNPNFTIEGLGEISFLSSFWRKVLANNKNAYLDFHSLELLEWSKVFYSTFDIADIERRHQQALDNGEHMYSMQDMADSDDPVLSEFGHYRLDLVKGLDHYLADLLTTMLQHYGLYSPVIDLTTSPDVALFFATHKYAVENGLSRYTFNGTNNGKAVLYLLRDGRGEFVPYKDDPFLKNLPPERPIRQHCVVSRSNAYCVNLPGLFLEGIINLDFTLNESELPKTQANLFPGEQDDKFLRALRRHLLNPEKVSFFG
- the yahO gene encoding DUF1471 family periplasmic protein YahO, coding for MNKKSLVIISALTLLASNAWAAKLMEKADFDKVSSQYEKIGEITTSDEMSPMDARHALSKLADEKGGDIYIVTSDQTRKKIHATADVYKKK
- the tehA gene encoding dicarboxylate transporter/tellurite-resistance protein TehA, with protein sequence MKNAPLNLPAGYFGIVLGIIGLGFSWRFAATLWPVTLWPANTLIILAIVIWVLLTLAFFIRLLRHTGTLLEEITHPLKSSFVSLLPATSMLVAIGLTPWSYPMALALFLPAVICQLAYAAWQTAGLWRGTHPKEATTPGLYLPTVANNFISAMACGALGFNDVGMLFLGAGLFSWLSLEPAILSRLRNLDEMSPTVRTSLGIQMAPAFVACSAWLSVNGGQVDVFAKLLFGYGLLQMLFMIRLIPWYSAQPFNPSFWSFSFGVASLATTSIRLGHAAPGGALYWISFPLFIAANLVIGLLIVKTFSLLLHGKLLVRS
- the glgX gene encoding glycogen debranching protein GlgX; the protein is MSDFYITAGHGQQLGANFDGEGVNFALFSAHAERVELCLYDATGKTEIARLTLPENTHEIWHGYVPGLQPGALYGYRVYGPFDPENGHRFNPHKLLIDPYARELVGDIEWNAAHFAYDLNHEDKDLTFDEQDSAPFTPKCRVVDTQAFDWQDQNRPNIAWPRAVIYETHVKGFTQLNPALPAELRGTFEGMGHKATVDYIRSLGITSVELLPVHWFPDDQHLLDKGLRNFWGYNTLGFFAPASRYYGPRGIQGFREMVRAFHDAGIEVILDVVYNHTAEGNELGPTLSFKGIDNFSYYRTLPDQHRYYINDTGTGNTVNTSHPRVLQMVMDSLRYWAESMHIDGFRFDLGTILGREPEGFDQRGGFFDAMTQDPVLSKLKLIGEPWDIGPGGYQVGGFPPGWAEWNDKYRDTLREYWKGDNVSTDFAARLLGSGDLYDQRGRRPWASVNFITAHDGFTLRDLVSYNDKHNEANGEDNNDGHNDNRSYNYGAEGPTDDEGILAVRARQQRNFLTTLLFSHGTPMILAGDEFGRTQQGNNNGYCQDSEISWIHWEEIQGEGEALREFTRQLIALRASQPLLRRENWRDGMEIAWFNAGGGFQQPEQWEEGTTLGVHIGRADLQGQEGIWHDVLMLFNPFEGTVPFRIPQFGEGGWVLELSTSEKVKPGVVITREKDFELDGRSIVLFRRP